From Arthrobacter sp. FW306-2-2C-D06B, a single genomic window includes:
- a CDS encoding MarR family winged helix-turn-helix transcriptional regulator codes for MAAASTPIAPETTAPPEDDLLLERQLCFALTVASRSVVGVYKPVLEKMGLTHPQYLVMLALWERSPRTLKDISEALLHEPATLSPILRRLEEAGFVTRNRIHGNERALAITLTEAGAALRQQATAVPGAIMERLQLSRAQVAELHRAMTGLIAATQHPAAATGDKLA; via the coding sequence ATGGCTGCCGCAAGCACACCCATTGCCCCCGAAACCACCGCCCCGCCGGAAGACGATCTTTTGCTTGAGCGTCAGTTATGCTTCGCCCTGACGGTGGCGTCGCGGAGCGTGGTGGGCGTCTACAAGCCGGTGCTAGAAAAGATGGGGCTGACGCATCCGCAGTACCTCGTGATGCTCGCCCTGTGGGAACGCAGCCCGCGCACGCTCAAGGACATCAGCGAGGCACTCCTGCATGAGCCGGCCACTCTTTCACCGATCCTGCGCCGGCTCGAAGAGGCAGGATTCGTGACCCGCAACCGCATCCACGGAAACGAACGGGCCCTCGCCATCACTTTGACCGAAGCCGGCGCCGCCCTCCGGCAACAAGCGACGGCTGTGCCGGGAGCCATCATGGAGCGGCTCCAACTCAGCCGGGCCCAAGTAGCGGAACTTCACCGGGCGATGACCGGGCTCATCGCGGCCACTCAACACCCTGCTGCCGCAACGGGCGATAAACTGGCATAA
- the recR gene encoding recombination mediator RecR, whose translation MYEGAVQELIDELGRLPGIGPKSAQRLAFHILEADPEDMKRLVAAITTVKERVKFCTVCGNVTEQELCNICRDPRRDPSVICVVEESKDVLAVERTRSFRGRYHVLGGAINPIAGIGPEQLRIRELLTRLNDGAIQEIIIATDPNLEGEATATYLARMLKSIGITVTRLASGLPVGGDLEYADEVTLGRAFEGRRNALM comes from the coding sequence GTGTACGAAGGCGCAGTACAAGAGCTGATCGACGAGCTCGGCCGGCTCCCCGGCATCGGGCCGAAGTCGGCGCAGCGCCTGGCCTTCCACATCCTTGAGGCCGATCCCGAGGACATGAAGCGGCTGGTCGCGGCCATCACCACAGTCAAAGAACGGGTGAAGTTCTGCACTGTCTGCGGCAATGTCACCGAGCAGGAGCTGTGCAACATCTGCCGCGATCCGCGCCGCGACCCCTCCGTGATCTGCGTGGTCGAGGAATCCAAGGATGTCCTCGCGGTGGAACGCACACGGTCCTTCCGCGGCCGATACCACGTCCTCGGTGGCGCCATCAATCCGATCGCCGGAATCGGGCCCGAGCAACTCCGTATCCGCGAGCTTCTGACCCGGCTCAACGACGGCGCCATCCAGGAAATCATCATCGCGACCGACCCCAACCTTGAAGGCGAAGCGACGGCCACCTACCTGGCCCGCATGTTGAAGTCGATCGGCATCACCGTCACCAGGCTTGCCTCCGGCCTCCCGGTGGGCGGAGACCTGGAGTACGCGGACGAAGTTACCCTCGGAAGGGCCTTCGAGGGTCGCCGCAACGCCCTCATGTAG
- a CDS encoding ABC transporter permease has protein sequence MSNVNHTVPGTAGPQGATGGGNAVVGYLGGIRDVVVLEMKQRLRSRGWYIMLGIWFFVIAVVTWLTWLAWNASMEVRRSTMPPSALAQQDGAGSMIFEVVLAFVLLFALLVAPALSANAINGDRTGGTLAILQITLLTPGQILWGKFCAGWLAALAFLATSAPFLVFGMFQGGLTPGHVVVSLLMLAVELAVVCGMGVGISALAGRPLFSIVVTYLAVAALVVGSLISFGLGTQLAQGTVVANSPVGRGVLYAPVQPNQQGQPLEPAQPAYTCEGPLIEHPAARTERVAWMLALNPYVVVADAIPYPDRSGSAFYSVGMIEGISQGARSALAGPDHSYLCANGVPQPQYLKQTTPLWPLGLGLQLVLTGLLMWLGWRSLRTPAGRLASGTRIA, from the coding sequence ATGAGCAACGTGAATCACACCGTGCCGGGCACTGCGGGTCCGCAGGGAGCTACGGGCGGCGGGAACGCCGTCGTTGGCTATCTTGGCGGGATCCGCGACGTCGTGGTCCTTGAGATGAAACAACGGTTGCGTTCCCGCGGCTGGTACATCATGTTGGGCATCTGGTTCTTTGTGATCGCCGTAGTGACGTGGCTGACCTGGCTCGCCTGGAACGCCAGCATGGAAGTGCGTCGTTCCACGATGCCGCCGTCGGCACTGGCGCAGCAGGACGGGGCCGGGTCCATGATCTTCGAGGTCGTCCTGGCTTTCGTGCTCCTGTTTGCCCTGCTCGTGGCGCCCGCGCTGTCGGCCAATGCCATCAACGGTGACCGCACAGGGGGCACACTCGCCATCCTGCAGATCACCTTGCTGACTCCGGGCCAGATTCTCTGGGGCAAGTTCTGCGCGGGATGGCTCGCTGCGCTCGCCTTCCTGGCGACGAGTGCCCCGTTCCTTGTCTTCGGAATGTTCCAAGGCGGCCTGACCCCGGGGCACGTCGTGGTTTCCTTGCTGATGCTGGCGGTGGAACTGGCCGTTGTCTGCGGGATGGGCGTGGGGATTTCTGCGCTTGCGGGGCGGCCCTTGTTCTCGATCGTGGTGACCTACTTGGCAGTCGCCGCACTGGTGGTCGGATCCTTGATTTCCTTCGGACTGGGAACGCAACTGGCGCAGGGCACGGTAGTGGCCAACTCTCCCGTTGGCCGTGGCGTCTTGTATGCGCCCGTGCAGCCGAATCAGCAGGGGCAACCGCTTGAACCGGCGCAACCGGCTTACACCTGCGAGGGTCCCTTGATTGAGCACCCGGCCGCCCGGACCGAACGCGTGGCGTGGATGCTCGCGTTGAATCCCTACGTGGTGGTGGCCGACGCCATTCCGTATCCGGACCGTTCCGGAAGCGCCTTCTACTCGGTCGGCATGATCGAAGGCATCAGCCAGGGTGCCAGGTCCGCGCTCGCCGGGCCGGACCACTCCTACCTGTGCGCAAACGGCGTGCCGCAGCCGCAGTACCTCAAACAGACGACGCCCTTGTGGCCACTGGGACTCGGCCTGCAACTGGTTCTGACGGGGTTGCTCATGTGGCTCGGCTGGCGTTCGCTGCGGACGCCCGCAGGCCGGTTGGCTAGCGGGACGCGGATCGCGTAA
- a CDS encoding aspartate kinase, which produces MSLPTTDVKTEDLTAPAAKTKQLIVQKFGGSSVSDAEGIKRVARRVVDAQKAGNEVVVVVSAMGDTTDELLDLAAQVTDSAPAREMDMLLSAGERISMALLAMAINKFGASAQSFTGSQAGMITDGIHGKARIIDVDPHRIRTALDKGHVAIVAGFQGMTRSTREITTLGRGGSDTTAVALAAALEADVCEIYTDVDGIYTADPRVVSTATKIDRISSEEMLELAASGAKILHLRCVEYARRFGVPLHVRSSFSQNEGTWVLPSADDKITIQEGVALEQPIISGVAHDRSEAKVTVVGVPDIPGKAAAIFQVIAKAHSNIDMIVQNVSTHGTGRTDISFTLPIVEGADALTALRAAQPEIGFESIEYNENVGKLSLIGAGMRSHPGVSATFFKALSDAGININMISTSEIRISVVTHADLLDDAVRAIHKAFELDGDAEATVYGGTGR; this is translated from the coding sequence ATGAGTTTGCCCACTACCGATGTGAAAACCGAAGACCTGACCGCGCCGGCTGCCAAGACCAAGCAGCTGATCGTGCAGAAGTTCGGCGGCTCCTCGGTGTCCGATGCAGAAGGCATCAAGCGTGTTGCCCGCCGCGTTGTCGACGCACAAAAGGCCGGCAACGAGGTCGTCGTGGTGGTTTCGGCCATGGGAGACACCACGGACGAACTCCTGGATCTCGCCGCCCAAGTCACCGATTCTGCTCCCGCCCGTGAGATGGACATGCTCCTTTCCGCAGGCGAGCGCATCTCCATGGCCCTGCTCGCGATGGCCATCAACAAGTTCGGCGCCTCAGCGCAGTCGTTCACCGGCTCCCAGGCCGGCATGATCACGGACGGCATCCATGGCAAGGCCCGCATCATCGACGTCGACCCCCACCGCATCCGTACCGCATTGGACAAAGGGCATGTCGCCATCGTGGCCGGCTTCCAGGGCATGACCCGAAGCACAAGGGAGATCACTACCCTTGGCCGCGGCGGATCCGATACAACTGCGGTGGCCCTCGCCGCCGCGCTCGAGGCGGACGTCTGCGAAATCTACACGGACGTCGACGGCATCTACACGGCCGACCCCCGCGTGGTCTCCACGGCAACGAAGATCGACCGTATCTCGAGCGAGGAAATGCTGGAACTGGCAGCTTCCGGCGCCAAGATCCTGCACTTGCGTTGCGTGGAATACGCCCGCCGATTCGGCGTGCCCCTGCACGTCCGGTCCTCATTCAGCCAGAACGAAGGCACTTGGGTCCTGCCCAGCGCCGACGACAAGATCACGATTCAAGAGGGAGTTGCCTTGGAGCAGCCAATCATCTCCGGTGTTGCACACGACCGTTCAGAAGCCAAGGTCACCGTGGTCGGCGTCCCGGACATCCCGGGCAAGGCCGCCGCAATTTTCCAGGTCATCGCCAAGGCGCACTCGAACATCGACATGATCGTCCAGAACGTGTCCACTCACGGTACCGGCCGCACGGACATCTCGTTCACCCTGCCCATCGTGGAAGGCGCCGATGCCCTCACCGCCCTGCGTGCCGCGCAGCCTGAAATCGGCTTCGAAAGCATCGAATACAACGAGAACGTCGGCAAGCTTTCGCTGATCGGCGCCGGGATGCGTTCGCACCCGGGCGTGTCCGCCACCTTCTTCAAGGCACTCTCCGACGCCGGGATCAACATCAACATGATTTCCACCTCGGAGATCCGCATCTCTGTCGTCACTCACGCCGATCTGCTGGATGACGCCGTGCGCGCCATCCACAAGGCGTTCGAGCTCGACGGCGACGCCGAGGCAACCGTCTATGGCGGCACCGGCCGCTAG
- a CDS encoding ABC transporter ATP-binding protein codes for MSIAESSSVPVSGALGVSAEGVSRRFGTVHAVEHIDFHAPPGKVTALIGPNGAGKTTLLLMLASLLRPDSGTIRINGLDPLHDSAAARLRIGWMPDTLGVWESLTAREILVQMARFYRLPKSGIAQRVAGLLELVRLDTLADQPARVLSRGQQQRLSLARALIHDPSVLLLDEPASGLDPGSRVELRNLLRRLAGEGKAVVVSSHVLSELDEIADGAVFVSQGRTVKQQTLEEAALQGRRYAITALDNAALMAKLGELGLEHRVEAGRRPSVTLLLTHDDGAAALLGELVRSGISVVSFAPAAGALEETYMNLDTERQ; via the coding sequence ATGTCCATAGCTGAAAGTTCAAGCGTCCCGGTGAGCGGCGCACTCGGAGTATCCGCGGAAGGCGTCTCACGCCGCTTCGGTACGGTCCACGCGGTGGAGCACATCGATTTCCATGCCCCGCCAGGGAAGGTCACGGCGCTCATCGGTCCCAACGGCGCAGGCAAAACGACCCTCCTTCTCATGCTTGCCTCGCTTCTGCGGCCCGACTCCGGGACCATCCGGATCAACGGCCTGGATCCCCTGCACGACAGCGCCGCCGCGCGGCTTCGGATCGGCTGGATGCCGGACACCCTGGGGGTGTGGGAGTCCTTGACCGCACGCGAAATCCTGGTCCAGATGGCGCGCTTTTACCGTCTGCCCAAGTCCGGTATCGCCCAGCGCGTTGCCGGGTTGCTCGAACTTGTCCGGCTGGACACCCTTGCCGACCAGCCGGCCCGGGTCCTCTCCAGAGGCCAGCAACAACGTCTCAGCCTGGCCAGGGCCCTCATCCACGACCCCTCCGTGCTTCTGCTCGACGAGCCGGCGTCGGGCCTCGACCCGGGATCCCGCGTGGAGCTCCGAAACCTGCTGCGCCGCCTGGCCGGGGAAGGGAAAGCCGTGGTGGTTTCCTCTCACGTGCTCAGTGAACTCGATGAAATCGCGGACGGAGCGGTGTTCGTCAGCCAGGGCCGCACCGTGAAACAGCAGACCCTCGAGGAGGCCGCCCTGCAGGGCCGGCGCTACGCCATCACAGCCCTCGACAACGCGGCCCTCATGGCAAAGCTCGGCGAGCTGGGGCTGGAACACCGCGTGGAGGCGGGCCGCCGCCCGTCGGTCACCTTGCTGCTGACGCACGACGACGGCGCTGCCGCCCTCTTGGGCGAACTCGTCCGGTCCGGCATCAGCGTGGTTTCCTTCGCCCCGGCAGCCGGTGCCCTCGAAGAGACGTACATGAACCTGGATACGGAGAGGCAATGA